The Photobacterium sp. TY1-4 DNA window TGCGGTGTATCTGGTGACACCGGAAACGACGCCGTTGACCGACGTCGAGAAACGATTTCTGGCGATGTTGCGCAAAGCCGTCAGCCTGAATGTCGAACAGGTGTACTTTGACGAGCCGGAATCAGGGGTAACAGGCAGTGAAAACACGTGATCATGTGCTGAATGTTCTCTATCTAATACTTTTTTCTCACTCATAATATTCGCTGCTTTTTCTCTGTGCTGATCGCCGCTTCCGGGTGGCGATTGGCTAAGCTCTCCCCATAGATTGATTTCAGATGGATACGCTCGCGGGTCAGGCGGGCGGTGGCACTGAGTGTGGTGCCGCAGAGGTGTTTATGAGGCGGCAGGTCGTAATCGTCATGGTACTGGTGGGACTTTGCCTGGGAAACGGGACGATCGCTGCGGAAGGCGGCGGGCGATACCAACCCGGGGCATTGTCCGCGATGGCGCTGTGGGTGCCGGACGAGGAAGGTTTTGCCGTGCGGCTGTGGTTTCATCATTACGAAGGGACTATAGCAGACGGAACTATGGCAGAAGGAACTATGGCAAAAAGTGCCGTGCCGATGGGTGGCGGGCTGGCGTCGGGCGTGGGGACGGACGAGCGGGAATGGGCGGTCGGGCTGCTCTGGCGTCCGTGGCGGACGCTGGCCGGGGGGTGGACCTATGCCGCAGCCCTGAAGGTGCCTTATGTGTCGTCTGAAGTGACCGCGCGCTCGACCGTGAACCTCAGGGATGCGAACCAGGCTGCAGTGAGCGGCCTGGGCGATCTGGAGTTGATCCCCTTGATGGCTTCGCGAAGCACCGCAGAGTATTGGTCCCAGCAGTTCCGGCTGAGCCTGATTGTCCCGACCGGCAGCTATGAGCCGGGGCGACTGGCCAATCCCGGTGATAACTACTGGACGCTGCGTCCGGTGTTTTCATTGTCCTATCAGGAGCCGGCGTTAGGGCAAGCCTTCTCACTGCATGCCGGGCTCGACATTCATAGCCAAAACCGGGCCACGGATTATTTGTCCGGGATCCAGACGTTTGTTGAATCAACGCTCAGCCAGTACGTGATACTGCTGGGCGGCTTTACCGGGATTGGGATCAGTGGTTATTGGACCCAACAGCTAACCGCAGACAGCGGGGACGGTGCGCGGGCCGGATCGTTTCAGGGCCGGTCACTGGGATTGGGACCTGTGCTGAGTTACCGGCGTTTTCAGGACGGTGGCACCCTGAGTGGGGAGCTGAAGTGGCTCACGACACTTGATGCCCGACAGCAGTTTGACGGGGACATGTTGTCTCTCAATCTCAGTTTTTCGTATTAAGGTTGCAGGTGTTTGTCTAAGAAAAACAGTGGCTTTTGTTTGCCTGCAACCTTTCTTTTTCTATCGGCCTAGCTGTAGCTGTAGCTGTAACCGTAATTGTCGTTGTCTCGGTTATGGCTTGAGCACAAACGACTCGATTACTTGCGCGACGCCGTCGTTGTCATTGGTGTCAGTAATGTGGTCGGCCAGCGCCTTGGTGGCGTCGCAGGCGTTGCCCATCGCCACACCCAGGCCGGCATAGCGGATCATATGATGGTCATTCCCGGCATCACCCATGCAGATCACCTCATCAGCTGAGATTTTCAGGTGCTCAGCCAGCATGGCAACCCCGGCGCCTTTATTGCTTTGCGGATGCAGCACTTCC harbors:
- a CDS encoding transporter, producing MDTLAGQAGGGTECGAAEVFMRRQVVIVMVLVGLCLGNGTIAAEGGGRYQPGALSAMALWVPDEEGFAVRLWFHHYEGTIADGTMAEGTMAKSAVPMGGGLASGVGTDEREWAVGLLWRPWRTLAGGWTYAAALKVPYVSSEVTARSTVNLRDANQAAVSGLGDLELIPLMASRSTAEYWSQQFRLSLIVPTGSYEPGRLANPGDNYWTLRPVFSLSYQEPALGQAFSLHAGLDIHSQNRATDYLSGIQTFVESTLSQYVILLGGFTGIGISGYWTQQLTADSGDGARAGSFQGRSLGLGPVLSYRRFQDGGTLSGELKWLTTLDARQQFDGDMLSLNLSFSY